Below is a genomic region from Eupeodes corollae chromosome 1, idEupCoro1.1, whole genome shotgun sequence.
aggtctacgaatccaatcccgagggacggcgcagtagaggaagaccgcgactcaggtggcgcacacagctgggagaggacctcaaccaacttggcgtgcgaaactggagacagctagctagggaccgagctggctggagacgcttgttggttgaggcccaggtccgccccggactgtagcgccaccttaagtaagtaagtaacataaAGTTAAAGAAAGAATTATAACAAAAACCATAATAGTGCGTCAACAACCGAGATGCAAAATCATTCCTAGTGTATGTGGCCATAAGGGGAATGAATAGAGGCACCAAGCTATATCTTAATGAATAAACAATTCAgcagaatttgaattttcacCAACTTCGGTTTCACTAAGTCCCAAAACAGCTAGCCTGTATCAAACAGAATGGTGGTATGCCAACATAAAATTAtctctaagcccacgaatattacaataatctactcttCCGAACTGCAGCAAGGTCTTCAAAAATATGGGATGACTTTTTCTCATTAATCTTTAATATACAAATCAAATCACATTTAGGTCCAAAACTTTAGTAACAAAAGGAAATTCCTGTACTGTatgaaaaataatgaacatataacgttgcttttaaaaagttgttcaaCCAAATTGCACTTCTGAAATACGAGAAACTTTCCTTCAAGTATTATTTTAAGAACTGATTGTTTcgaaaacttataaaaagtgtaaaagttgatatgcctCTTTCTCTtcattaaaatacatatttctctaaAATGGTCTGATATTTTACTAGCCTATACATAAGTCTTAGAAATCGTAATCTCAAAAACCACAGTagataaaccaaaaaaaaactcaagtacTTACCCGAGCTTAGCAGCAtttgattgtttaaattttcatcaTGCATTAGGGAGGCACTTAACGTTGTCTCTCGCCTCAGCTTTGGATATTTGTCGATTTCCGCCACACACTTCAACTGCAACATCCTTCCCGAATTGAAGTATCTCGGTCCATTAAGATAGAAATGTACTTGCAAGGTTTGTTTCGTCAAGTTGTAATCGTGCGCAGGTATGGTTTGTTCGATGGTAGGTTGTAATTCACCTGGAAAAGcctacaaaacaaagaaaagaaatattaacaaaagtcaagaaaatccagttttgggattttttgggaaaatttaagTCGTTTTTCCAGCAATTAAGGACAAAACTGAACTACCACTACTACACTACGCCTAAGTGAACTCACCCTCTCGCCATTTATGTACCAAGTCAATGTTGCTGGCGGACTTGAGTAATCCGATGAGCAGTTTGCTGTGACGAATTCATCAAGCCGGTACATTGAGTGAAAGCTTCTTATAAGCGGATTATTTTGCGGCAGTGCTGAAACGAATCACAAACAAAACAGCGAATCAGTACGTGTACTGTTTGTTTCTATGTCCCTATATACACCAAGTTGTATTTCTAGGTTTACAAGGTTTTCGAAAGGTATGATGTAAAGGTAAAGATATAAACCTGCAGCGGTAGCGGAGCGGCGCAGATTGAATAAAGTACATGTACACATTGTTTGTCGTACTAACGATACGATACAATATTCGGGAACGGAGATAGAGATATTGAGGTGCTCTTAATGCGACATACACAAGCCTATAGGTACTTAATTTGTTTCCAAAGAACCCTCAACACTTTCACTACAGCTAGGTCTTTCGCCTCTCCTAAATATGAATCCTTTGAAAGGGAATAAAGGCGCAGTTAAGAAGATTTTCGAAGGAAATTTCGAGGAGCTGTGGAAAATTGTTCAATGTTCTGTTACTGTTGTCTTGTTTTTGTGTACACGCTGAGGTGCGGTGGTGCGTATGGTGATGAAAGCATTGCCAGAGGAAGACTGAAAAGATGAAGGAGTAAGTAAATTGACTTGTAGAAAAGTTTTGATTGCGCaactgaaaatcaaaatattatgtTATAAGAGTAAACGATCTTATTATTGCTATGCTATTAGAATTAATTAAGCTCCAATTAAAATGTTCACAAAAACATtcttaaattttggttgaaatCGTATTAAATTGAACATATTGTAGATGTAGTGCACGTTACTAtgtgaaatacaaattatagaaTATTAGAACATTGAAATGAcattgtttaagatttttaagtTCGAAACGTAATGGAAAGTTCATAATGCTTACTGGAACATAGTTTcttgatttaaattcaaataagagTACGAATCATGGATTTAATAgagttttctataaaataattttaataagaacTAAAGATGAAAACCAAGAAAGTGGGTGCCATAATTCTCAAAATGAGTATAGGTTTGTATCAAGGGCggacttttaatcagggggtTGTCACACGCTTAACATATACACAAGTTacgcttaaaaatgttgttttatatgTTCTGtcaaggaggctaacaaaatttaaataacattattatacacatttcaagggcaaAAGTgaaaactttagttattaaattattttagaacgctatcagtctgcttactcgtagattgaaGCTTATgctagaaaaaatatattttgatcttaaaggagtgaagaaaacttaaaaattggagagaaaaaaatgtttggttcttgaatttgaggAAATAGGTGCACATAATTTCTCTGAATTTAGAATACAAACAAGTTgaggtaaacaaataaattgggaagaaaattttgtgtggCACTAACAAATTGCATGTTatagaatctcttttcacttcaaatctcaagagattaaaagcttttatatcaataaatatgaaacgtttattatgttttccaattagccattagtttaacaaaagcaTCACTTTTGTTTTGAGGACATTTATATTCCTGAAGTTAGTGTTTAAATCTTATATCTAGaacattcaaagaaaattcacttttaaaagtagatttctttaattttttccgatctttaaagttttattcaacagacaatcagttttgaaaaaaatataatgcccgactgggtcgctagaacttgctaatttcttcaaaaaagtctgttcaaaattatttcctacGTTAAacgccatttttttaaaacctatattaacttaattttatttccacCTATCAAAGATATCAAGTTTCATAAACatcaaaacacattttttaaccaTCATCAAAGATATCAAGCTTCATAAACATCAAAACACATcattaatttgaaatcgataaaagcTAGCATTTGACCATCGATAAAAGCTAGCACTGAAagcgaaaattatttaaattggttcataagttcttgagaaaacttgaaaacaaaataacggttttatgaggggtacccttctggagcaataccaaaatgtttttttcttgtagacaaaagccgaattaagaaaaaaactgttagagaaaattaaaataaatcgatcggttcatttttcgattttacgccaaaaaaattttacattgtataatgctgttatttttctaatttaaaaatgaaaaaaaaaaacgctttaagCTAACCGGCctcaaatcttaatttcaatcggcACAATGATGCAGGCTGTAGGGGCCAGACAGACGAACGGAAACTGAGCACCcgcttttttcgacttttctaccatgtttgattcgaattttacaaatgcaatacttgccatatcgTTAATATGTCGCagaaatttaaaggcaacttaatctaaaaataacgatctcttattcaaggtttcttcttaaatacctgaatatttgctctttttatgaaaatatactgtatgaaaataatttaaagcattgctagtaacaaaaattttaaatgtttttgacagcaaaccactttttggtaaaccctacgcccccccccccccacttGGATTCGCCATTGGTTTGTATTCTGATTTTTTAACCGCCAccaatttataaattgaaatttatttaaactaaagaTGTTTTATATTAAGtagaaaatgcaaaataatcTATCATCAAACTGGATGATATCGCCTCTAAgtatatcaaaacaatttttataaaaagcttcataaattgaagattttggtCTAATGCAGTTATAAAAAAACGCATCGATTATCATACCTTGTCTTGTTCATTtcggtaatttattttattttaagttttaatttggttcattttaccaaaaggtacaaaaaaaacttccaaagGTACCAGTCACGAACCGAAGACTGCGAAGAATATCAGGATAGCATTTTAGTAGAACCGCAATCCATGTTGGTAATATGGAAAGACTTCTTctccaaatttttaaagttcggAAAAGATCATACCTATGCATTTGATGGCAAAAAAGGTTTTGGACAAGAGCCATTCACTGTTATGCGACTTCCTTAACATAGTTCTGGAAACAATTGTGTCCAACTCACAatattccaaaggtccatccaattacgcGGATGCGTCGATgatattcttacttacttacttaagttggcgctaAAGTCCGGgccggtgagatcttttccgaatttgatagagcagcgtgcatttttcatcgtcattctgcacaaacggataagtttgacaggggcacaaaaactagacattgctctgtagtgctctttcctatagatgctgtcatactcggctttaaaatcgataaagagatggtgggtttcgatttgaagttcctggattttttccaagatctgccgtagtgtgaatatttggtcgatagtggactttcctggtctgaagccacaccgataaagaccaatcaggttgttgacgaacggcttcagatgttcacataatacggcagaaaggatcttatatgcaatgttaaggagactgatgactCTGTAGTTAGCGCAATTTATAgcgtctccttttttatgtaaccGGCAAACTATGCTGTGATTCCACTTatggggcatgctttcttccggccatattgtgcagatgagttggtacaTTCTCCTtatcaagtcatcgcctgctgctttgaataattcgattgtgatgccgtcagctccagcagctttgtttgacttcagtttagatatagctatcttcacttcgtcgaggtcgggtagtccaacaaattgttgatctgcgtcgcctaggttgaatGGTTATATCTCCATTGCGTGATGCCAATGTAgcttttttgagtattgcgagggaagcgaagaagatgggtttagtggcaagcaaatttcaatataaatatcGGATGAGGTAGGTCGAGCACAAAATACTCTGACCATTGTAAGTACATTATTAGTGTTCTATTTCCTCTGGGGCATCTGACCAATGGGTTTCAtcagaaaattgtttgtgtcAAAACTCTCCAGGTAAAGAAAAAACTACTCAGAGAACCGTTGACAATACGAAACGGTcccaataattacttcaggatctttaactggtcactatgcttccttgaCAGTGAAGTTGATGCACAGCGCTGATATGATGacaagtttgatttttttgggaatgagaacttttatcccgaacagggtaaaaagcatcagaccttaaaaaacgcattttttgatttgagctgttaaaaggttattagggttaagaggataattttccgttgttttaaagcgaATCCATCCAACgcaggaaaaccggaataagttcaatcAAGGAAGGCCTGCAAAGCCATTATACgatggaccaaatttttacatgaccaaaaatgacggcaaaaaatactgcaggGCCCAAAGTCagtcaaaatgtttggtcattccTTATCGAGGAAGCGTAGTGACCAGTTCAaaatcctgaagtaattattgggACCGTTTCGTGTTGTCAACAGTTCTCTtagaagttttttctttatctGGAGAGTTTCGACAGAAATTTTCTGATGAAACCCATTGGTCAGATGCGCCTAGAGGAAATAGAACAccaatagtgtacttaccagggtcagagtgTTTTGTGCTCGACCTACCACATCCgatatttatattgaaattgcCCGCAACAGCGTATTTAGTGTGCGGAtaggaggaaacaattctttggatgcaATCAGATAAAGCATcaaattaaagacaaaattgGTGTAAAGGCCATATTGTAGTAAGAGtggataagcaacatcattttGTTTGCTAGCTATCTCACGAAAGCTTAGGCAGTTTTCCATCAactcaacgctgccagtgagtattatgactccgcctgtcatTAAGCACGTTTGAGATTCTATGGCGTCCATTTTTTTTCTACCAGGTAGGTTGATGCGTGCTTCTAACCAAATTATTTCCAGCTACTTTGAGACCGCGGCATTCAAGCCAGCTGCCCAAGTGGCTTTGTTAGAATAAAGCTTAGATattgcaatctttacttcggctaagtcgggaagacgggattgttgactttcgtcatctgtgttgaatggatcatcctgtctgacagcggaGTTCGATTCGTCGGCGCCGTTACATAGTTTTCAGCAGATGTCTTTCTATTTCTCagaattgactgcggttctactatcaTGTTTTTACTTTCGGCTTTGcagctttaaaaattttcaaactacattcctgcttttgaaactctcaacatcttcgaacgTACGCCTGTTGTTTAGCTGCATTTGCTTGCCGACCAGGGGTtttttgttggtggctgcttgtaACCCATAACGTCAGAGGCAGCTTCTTTTATTGCATCTTgggaatgttgccactggttctcgaGACATTGTGTTAGGGGCAGTGAACTTCGAGGGAGGTTACTTGGAAATCGGTCGAAAAAGGATTTGgagatctcttgcgattgtatcCGTTCGacattgtatcttctcccaacacctccctgttttgccttgggacTGGAAACCCACAGTGTTACCTTGGTTACAACGAGGTAGGAGTCCGAGTTGGTGTAGGCTCCtaggaaagttcggatatccatGATGCTagaagcgtgtctagcgtcgatcgcaatatagtcaatctagttgacggtagattgaggaactttaagttttttggtGGGTGCTGTGGtgtaaaaaaaacgtaatgGCTGCCATtacgtttcaccccgcagctAAATCAATGAGCCTGAAGCCGttatcgtgcaggctgtttttcccgattattccaccaaagatgtcttcctttccTAGCTTATCATTACAATCgaccaggacaattttaatgtcgtaGCTAgcacactgctcatatgttttgtcgaagagctcgaagaacatctTTGATGTTGTCGTCATCCTTCCCTTCTGTGGGGATATGTGCGCATATAAGgctaatgttgctgaatttagccttgatgcggatggtcataaGGCAGATGCATTCCcacccttaaacagttcaaccgcaATAATCGCGCTTCTAAAAATGTCCATCAGGATACCCAGATTCGGTCGTACTGTCCAGTACAAAGATTCGTTGTTTAGCCGTACGCTtcaaatgtggaatgccttacctaattctgttttttctatagtcattgcaatattcaggtgTTTAAACCAATGTGAGCCGAGACATCCATTCAGTCTCTCTCCccctttcctaatgctcactCTTGGGTGagagcttattataaaaaaaagtttagggTGCATCTCATCCCCTTTATATTAACTTGAccacttaatattttattaaaatttttctatttacgTCTATTTCGTGCATAGCAAttaaaaaggtttaagaaaagaatatgaaaaatttGTCCTTACATCATGATTGCTTTGTTATTGTGCACTTAAATTCGCTCTGCTGGCTATaaacttctcaaaaaaacaCAGCTTTAATCTTGGCTCCATTTCTTCTATCAGTTGCCAGGCGAGTTCTGAGTttataaagagaaaaaaaaactcaaacacatcttttcatattttcagtactttaaaaagatttccttacaaaataaaaagaaaaactacaattttaaataaatctatatCTGCTTGTCATGATGTGAGATTCATGTGAGATCTTATgacattttctatattttcttcttttactaTTCTCtgtataaaattttaacattagaaTGAAGAATGAAGAAAAGACACAAAAGTGCAAACGAAACATCCTATAATGCATTTGACATGAATGATAAGAGATATCCTCTTGAGTTTGCAGCACTCTCTTCTTCTTGCAAGAAAAGCATATGCACTTCAAAAGGACCTTTTTCCATCAGCAACTATACAACATAAGAGTTAGaatctatatatgtatgaataaggacaaaataaaagaaatggtACTAAGAAAAAGGATATCCATAGTCCGACGAccattttgttcagtgttgtTGCAGAGcaaagtaatatttcaaaaactcagttcCAAGGACCTTAGAAGACACTTTGAACCAACGATGACGACgagcgacaacgacgacgttaGCGTTGTCGACAAGGACCGACATTTGCACGAACTGGATAAATGAACGAACCAACGAATGAATGAATGGGGTGAAGATTGAGTGGATTCACTCTGCGCCTGAATGCAGTTGAACTGCTGCACACAATAAGAGCTCGTAAAACATGAAAATCCTTGATTTATGAGGCCTCGTTAAtcttttccatttccattcaGATTATGGCCATAAATGATGATACAATGCAACATCGTTCTTCATTATCTTAATGATCGATGTATCAAGAGGTTTttgtgatttcttttttttttcaaaaagagatacaatgatagaaaaaaaatgttcaacattaagtgaaaaaactcaagaggttaaaagatttattaaactTACCTGAAACTGTCATATTTGCAGCTTTTGTTGTGAGTTTGAAGTGTGGTGCATCACCGGAAACCTCGCAGCGGTAAACACCTGATGATGTTTGTCCTTgcaaatttaattctatttggCACGAAAATTCGTTgcagaaatttttgttttcactgaCCACAATTCCAACAACTGGAAATTTCATGTAAACCGGGGACATCATTGGTGAgtatctgaaaaaaaagtttcgaataaataattataggatattgttttgttatttttatataataagcacacactcaagggggtATCACTACCCTTTTTATGCAGGGAcgcagtgtgagcactaggaagaggagagagggtttgaaaggagatgtcggtgcacattggttttgaagaaGCTTAAGTGAATTACAGAAGCACTGTCCCAGAAATAGGACTTATACTCAAGCCTTTGACGTTTaaagataacagccagatcagaaggggtgaaatattttgttcatcgCCTTAGGAAACCCAAAAACCCTGCGgaatttttggtgacatcgcgtatgtgatcgttccacaagaggtggttggttacacacataccaagaatatcaagatgttcaaagtgccatccatggataatggcaaaagGGTATATTtggctttaacgatacaagagagcattgggttttcgaagcattaactccacgcggttttttattccccattgtacaatgctgttaaggtctgaatttaatgaacttatcatatttatTGTTGCAGTTCCATATCtgaaaacaaatgtaaaaagctaaaagtactatcgtcagcgaaacaaggTATTttattagaagttgcagaaagTAGATCATTAGTAAAAATGGAAAAGTGTGTTGGatatagaacagagccctgggcaCACCACCATttcttttgtggttttcagacttgaatcgaTTCAATACAACTTTTAATTAACGATCCGGAAGgttattactaatccaatgaagcagtgataaatgaaaaccgaaagctGGCATTTTCGATAAGTAAGCACTATGCCAAGCCCTATTAAATGCtttcgaaatatcaagtgcaataatcttattttcttcaAAGCGATGTGAAGACTTGCTCCactcttcggtgagatgaaccattagATCACCAGTGAACTGACGGTCATGAAGAAGCTTTCGGTCtgcaagatatttcttgagctgataaattaatcataattaataaataatgaccttgaaaagaagggacctAAGTGTAaccggtcggtaattagagggtgagaaaaatttctcttttttgggtatgggctggacaaatgcagttttccatccagacgaaaagcttacgcagtggttttgccagcgttaaagaacacctcttcagaaaaatagcggggataccgtccggaccagcggatttatgcgtgtttagatctctaatgACTCTTgttacagtacgagtgcgaataaagattggtcccatagaatcacttactctcttaagtacaggcggagtcgtAACACTCAATAGCAGCgcagaattggcggcgaactggctagaaaagagattagctttctcgagagagctaacaaaaggagtatcattgacaacgagcgtaggaaccaaaGAAGAGGAAGAGAAATTGCATACTGCCCTTAgtacattgcagtatttttggtcatgtataaATTTGGGCCGtcaaatatgggcgttgcaggtctttctggcttgtttgaacttctTCCGGCTTTCCACAGTAGGGTTGGTCTTATACCAACGGAACATtacaaaccatgcgttttcctcaGGTCTTATAATCATATCAGCGCTTGCATCAACGTCACTATCTAGGAAGCAAAgtaaccagttaaagatcctgaagttgTTAAAGTTGTCAAACTGGTACGTATTGCAAACCGGTTTTTTTAACTGGAGAGTTCTAACGTCCCAGTTTTGCAGGTCAGATGTGCctaaaggagatagaacacaGAACACCAACAGTgcacttatcagggtcagaggtatgAAACAAGTCAAGCGTGTTTTCTGCTAGACCTTCCAcctccgatattcgggtgggctcgttggcCAGCTGAGTTAAGTGGTTAAACTCAGCGAATATCTCAGTaaacactccatcgggtgttgtttggcccgaatgttgaaattG
It encodes:
- the LOC129941848 gene encoding uncharacterized protein LOC129941848, producing the protein MGMGMRMGMEMENENGKINEVTGYDFQRGSGAGGAGGVYGLFVTDINVPEIVDFRDNVTLSCSYDMSGHTLNSVKWYKDENEFFRYSPMMSPVYMKFPVVGIVVSENKNFCNEFSCQIELNLQGQTSSGVYRCEVSGDAPHFKLTTKAANMTVSALPQNNPLIRSFHSMYRLDEFVTANCSSDYSSPPATLTWYINGERAFPGELQPTIEQTIPAHDYNLTKQTLQVHFYLNGPRYFNSGRMLQLKCVAEIDKYPKLRRETTLSASLMHDENLNNQMLLSSVQEFPFVTKVLDLNVI